AGGCGTGCCGACGGTAGACGACACTCGGCAGCTTGGTGTCGGCGTCGACGAAGAGGTAGAAGTCGTGCCCGACCAACTCCATTTCGTTGAGCGCCTGGTCGAGCATCATCGGCGCGGCCGAATGAGTCTTCTCGCGGACGACCAGGGGTCCTTCACCCTGGACGTCGATACATCCCATCTTCGTGGTCGGTACCGTCTGGCCGGCCTCGGCGGCGGCCAGTTCGCCATTGGTGTTCAGGCTCGCGGCGTCCGGCACGCTGACGGCGACCTCACTCGCCGGGATGCGGCCGTTGCCGCGACGCGAGTAGCGCTTGTCGTGCTGCTTCCGCAGACGCGCCTCGAGCTTCGCGGTGGCCAGATCCAGTGCGGCGTACGCATCGGCCGCGGCGGCCTCGGCCCGGACCACCGGACCACGGGAGTGGAGCGTGATCTCCACCCGGTCGGAACGGTCCGCCTGCCGCGGGTTGGGCTCCTTGGACACCTCGACGTCCAGGCTGATCACCTTGGCGTCGAGCTTCTGGACTTTGTCCAGCTTCAGCTTCTCGGCCACGTGCTTACGGAACCGCTCGGGCACCTCTGTCTTGCGGCCCTTGACGACGATGTCCACGCAGAACTCCGTTCCCGGATCGCTCCGCTCATCAGGCGGAGCAATTCCTTCTTGCACCAGGCTCCGG
This portion of the Streptomyces sp. 2114.4 genome encodes:
- the hpf gene encoding ribosome hibernation-promoting factor, HPF/YfiA family, yielding MDIVVKGRKTEVPERFRKHVAEKLKLDKVQKLDAKVISLDVEVSKEPNPRQADRSDRVEITLHSRGPVVRAEAAAADAYAALDLATAKLEARLRKQHDKRYSRRGNGRIPASEVAVSVPDAASLNTNGELAAAEAGQTVPTTKMGCIDVQGEGPLVVREKTHSAAPMMLDQALNEMELVGHDFYLFVDADTKLPSVVYRRHAYDYGVIHLNPDLFGEEEPGGAGGALGG